The proteins below are encoded in one region of Sebastes fasciatus isolate fSebFas1 chromosome 16, fSebFas1.pri, whole genome shotgun sequence:
- the castor2 gene encoding cytosolic arginine sensor for mTORC1 subunit 2, with the protein MELHILEHSLKVASIEKEGIQICTHGLIKLAFLASKTRCKFFSLTETPEDYTIIVDEEGFKELPQSEHISVADATWLALNVVSGGGNASNSQPIGVTKIAKSVIAPLADHNISVFMLSTYQTDFILVRERDLPMVMHTLSSEFTLLRVVNGETVAAHDLGVTNGFVKPKLVPRPIIHPLSSPSNMFCVTSLDPDTLPSVATLLMDVMFYSGGSKEPGASSEDSNHIRFFSFSLIEGYISLVMDEQTTQRFPNNVLFTSASGELWKMVRIGGQPLGFDECGIVAQISEPLATADIPAYYISTFKFDHALVPEENIQSVISALRTKSTAQ; encoded by the exons ATGGAGCTTCATATTTTAGAGCACAGCCTGAAAGTGGCGAGTATAGAGAAAGAGGGGATCCAGATCTGCACTCATGGATTAATAAAACTCGCTTTCTTGGCCTCCAAAACAAG ATGCAAGTTTTTCAGTTTGACAGAGACTCCGGAGGACTACACCATCATCGTGGACGAGGAAGGCTTTAAAG AACTGCCCCAGTCGGAGCACATCAGTGTTGCCGACGCCACGTGGTTGGCCCTCAACGTGGTGTCGGGGGGCGGCAACGCCTCCAACTCGCAACCCATCGGAGTCACTAAAATCGCCAAATCGGTCATCGCGCCGCTGGCTGACCACAACATCTCTGTTTTCATGCTGTCGACGTATCAGACCGACTTCATCCTG GTGCGAGAGCGAGACCTGCCGATGGTCATGCACACGCTGTCTTCCGAATTCACTTTGCTTCGGGTGGTCAACGGAGAGACTGTTGCTGCTCACGATCTGGGAGTCACCAACGGCTTCGTGAAGCCTAAACTTG TGCCCCGTCCCATCATTCACCCGTTATCTAGTCCCAGCAACATGTTCTGTGTGACCAGCCTGGACCCAGACACACTGCCTTCTGTAGCCACCCTGCTCATGGACGTCATGTTTTACTCTGGAGG GTCAAAGGAGCCCGGAGCGTCCAGCGAGGACTCCAACCACATccgcttcttctccttctcccttATCGAGGGCTACATCTCTCTGGTCATGGACGAACAGACAACTCAAAG GTTCCCAAACAATGTCCTCTTCACCAGCGCTTCTGGTGAGCTTTGGAAAATGGTTCGCATCGGGGGACAACCTTTAGGGTTCg ATGAGTGCGGCATCGTGGCTCAGATATCAGAACCCCTGGCAACGGCTGACATTCCAGCTTACTACATTAGTACCTTCAAGTTTGACCACGCCCTG GTTCCCGAAGAAAACATCCAAAGTGTGATCAGCGCTCTGCGGACCAAGAGCACGGCCCAGTGA